A window from Triticum aestivum cultivar Chinese Spring chromosome 6D, IWGSC CS RefSeq v2.1, whole genome shotgun sequence encodes these proteins:
- the LOC123144408 gene encoding heterogeneous nuclear ribonucleoprotein 1 isoform X3 has translation MAGYPEDNQHAMNGYEDEVEEVEEVDEEGRPGRRGRRDGGDGGGYGDAGGDDGRAGGGDSSGKIFVGGVAWETTEESFSKHFGKYGAITDSVIMKDKHTKMPRGFGFVTFSDPSVIDKVLEDEHNIDGRTVEVKRTVPREEMSSKDGPKTRKIFVGGLPSTLTEDDLRDHFSSYGNVVEHQIMVDHSTGRSRGFGFVTFESEDSVERVISEGRMRDLGGKQVEIKKAEPKKHGGDHSSNGRSSHSGGGGYRSSYRSGGAAAAYGGNAGYGSGFGGGYGGSMYGGAYGAYGAYGGGAYGAGAYGGGAYGAGAYGGGAYGAGGYGAGGYGSYGGAGAGAGGAAGGGGGSAGGRGSSRYHPYGK, from the exons ATGGCGGGGTACCCGGAGGACAACCAGCACGCCATGAACGGGTACGAGGATGAGGTCGAAgaagtggaggaggtcgacgaggagggcCGCCCGGGCCGGAGGGGGCGGCGAGATGGGGGCGATGGTGGCGGCTATGGCGACGCCGGTGGGGATGACGGGAGGGCTGGGGGCGGTGACTCGTCGGG GAAGATTTTCGTCGGAGGCGTTGCATGGGAGACAACTGAAG AATCATTCTCCAAGCATTTTGGGAAGTATGGGGCTATAACTGATTCTGTAATTATGAAGGACAAGCATACTAAGATGCCTCGTGGATTTGGATTTGTTACATTTTCTGATCCATCTGTAATAGACAAGGTTTTGGAGGATGAACACAATATAGATGGAAGAACG GTTGAAGTCAAAAGGACAGTCCCGAGGGAAGAAATGTCCTCAAAAGATGGCCCCAAGACAAGAAAGATCTTTGTTGGTGGGCTACCTTCGACACTAACCGAAG ATGATTTGAGGGATCACTTTTCCTCGTATGGCAACGTGGTTGAACATCAGATAATGGTGGATCACAGCACTGGGCGTTCAAGAGGTTTTGGTTTTGTCACTTTTGAAAGTGAGGATTCTGTCGAAAGGGTCATATCTGAGGGAAGAATGCGTGATCTTGGTGGGAAGCAG GTTGAAATAAAGAAGGCTGAACCAAAGAAACATGGAGGTGATCACAGTAGCAATGGGAGATCTAGTCACTCTGGTGGTGGTGGTTACCGTAGTTCTTACCGTAGTGGTGGAGCTGCTG ccgcctaTGGAGGCAATGCTGGATATGGATCTGGTTTTGGTGGTGGCTATGGTGGCTCTATGTACGGTGGTGCTTATGGTGCATACGGAGCATATGGAGGCGGTGCCTATGGTGCGGGTGCTTACGGAGGCGGTGCCTATGGTGCGGGTGCTTACGGAGGTGGCGCCTATGGTGCTGGTGGATATGGTGCTGGTGGATATGGTAGTTATgggggagcaggagcaggggcggggggtgctgctggtggtggtggtgggagtGCAGGTGGTCGGGGCTCTAGCAGGTACCATCCCTATGGGAAATGA
- the LOC123144408 gene encoding heterogeneous nuclear ribonucleoprotein 1 isoform X2, translated as MAGYPEDNQHAMNGYEDEVEEVEEVDEEGRPGRRGRRDGGDGGGYGDAGGDDGRAGGGDSSGKIFVGGVAWETTEESFSKHFGKYGAITDSVIMKDKHTKMPRGFGFVTFSDPSVIDKVLEDEHNIDGRTVEVKRTVPREEMSSKDGPKTRKIFVGGLPSTLTEDDLRDHFSSYGNVVEHQIMVDHSTGRSRGFGFVTFESEDSVERVISEGRMRDLGGKQVEIKKAEPKKHGGDHSSNGRSSHSGGGGYRSSYRSGGAAAAAYGGNAGYGSGFGGGYGGSMYGGAYGAYGAYGGGAYGAGAYGGGAYGAGAYGGGAYGAGGYGAGGYGSYGGAGAGAGGAAGGGGGSAGGRGSSRYHPYGK; from the exons ATGGCGGGGTACCCGGAGGACAACCAGCACGCCATGAACGGGTACGAGGATGAGGTCGAAgaagtggaggaggtcgacgaggagggcCGCCCGGGCCGGAGGGGGCGGCGAGATGGGGGCGATGGTGGCGGCTATGGCGACGCCGGTGGGGATGACGGGAGGGCTGGGGGCGGTGACTCGTCGGG GAAGATTTTCGTCGGAGGCGTTGCATGGGAGACAACTGAAG AATCATTCTCCAAGCATTTTGGGAAGTATGGGGCTATAACTGATTCTGTAATTATGAAGGACAAGCATACTAAGATGCCTCGTGGATTTGGATTTGTTACATTTTCTGATCCATCTGTAATAGACAAGGTTTTGGAGGATGAACACAATATAGATGGAAGAACG GTTGAAGTCAAAAGGACAGTCCCGAGGGAAGAAATGTCCTCAAAAGATGGCCCCAAGACAAGAAAGATCTTTGTTGGTGGGCTACCTTCGACACTAACCGAAG ATGATTTGAGGGATCACTTTTCCTCGTATGGCAACGTGGTTGAACATCAGATAATGGTGGATCACAGCACTGGGCGTTCAAGAGGTTTTGGTTTTGTCACTTTTGAAAGTGAGGATTCTGTCGAAAGGGTCATATCTGAGGGAAGAATGCGTGATCTTGGTGGGAAGCAG GTTGAAATAAAGAAGGCTGAACCAAAGAAACATGGAGGTGATCACAGTAGCAATGGGAGATCTAGTCACTCTGGTGGTGGTGGTTACCGTAGTTCTTACCGTAGTGGTGGAGCTGCTG ctgccgcctaTGGAGGCAATGCTGGATATGGATCTGGTTTTGGTGGTGGCTATGGTGGCTCTATGTACGGTGGTGCTTATGGTGCATACGGAGCATATGGAGGCGGTGCCTATGGTGCGGGTGCTTACGGAGGCGGTGCCTATGGTGCGGGTGCTTACGGAGGTGGCGCCTATGGTGCTGGTGGATATGGTGCTGGTGGATATGGTAGTTATgggggagcaggagcaggggcggggggtgctgctggtggtggtggtgggagtGCAGGTGGTCGGGGCTCTAGCAGGTACCATCCCTATGGGAAATGA
- the LOC123144408 gene encoding heterogeneous nuclear ribonucleoprotein 1 isoform X1, with translation MAGYPEDNQHAMNGYEDEVEEVEEVDEEGRPGRRGRRDGGDGGGYGDAGGDDGRAGGGDSSGKIFVGGVAWETTEESFSKHFGKYGAITDSVIMKDKHTKMPRGFGFVTFSDPSVIDKVLEDEHNIDGRTVEVKRTVPREEMSSKDGPKTRKIFVGGLPSTLTEDDLRDHFSSYGNVVEHQIMVDHSTGRSRGFGFVTFESEDSVERVISEGRMRDLGGKQVEIKKAEPKKHGGDHSSNGRSSHSGGGGYRSSYRSGGAAGGGGSSSGGGGGGGYGYGAGHRSAAAGSYYDSTGYGYGRGGYGAAAAAAAYGGNAGYGSGFGGGYGGSMYGGAYGAYGAYGGGAYGAGAYGGGAYGAGAYGGGAYGAGGYGAGGYGSYGGAGAGAGGAAGGGGGSAGGRGSSRYHPYGK, from the exons ATGGCGGGGTACCCGGAGGACAACCAGCACGCCATGAACGGGTACGAGGATGAGGTCGAAgaagtggaggaggtcgacgaggagggcCGCCCGGGCCGGAGGGGGCGGCGAGATGGGGGCGATGGTGGCGGCTATGGCGACGCCGGTGGGGATGACGGGAGGGCTGGGGGCGGTGACTCGTCGGG GAAGATTTTCGTCGGAGGCGTTGCATGGGAGACAACTGAAG AATCATTCTCCAAGCATTTTGGGAAGTATGGGGCTATAACTGATTCTGTAATTATGAAGGACAAGCATACTAAGATGCCTCGTGGATTTGGATTTGTTACATTTTCTGATCCATCTGTAATAGACAAGGTTTTGGAGGATGAACACAATATAGATGGAAGAACG GTTGAAGTCAAAAGGACAGTCCCGAGGGAAGAAATGTCCTCAAAAGATGGCCCCAAGACAAGAAAGATCTTTGTTGGTGGGCTACCTTCGACACTAACCGAAG ATGATTTGAGGGATCACTTTTCCTCGTATGGCAACGTGGTTGAACATCAGATAATGGTGGATCACAGCACTGGGCGTTCAAGAGGTTTTGGTTTTGTCACTTTTGAAAGTGAGGATTCTGTCGAAAGGGTCATATCTGAGGGAAGAATGCGTGATCTTGGTGGGAAGCAG GTTGAAATAAAGAAGGCTGAACCAAAGAAACATGGAGGTGATCACAGTAGCAATGGGAGATCTAGTCACTCTGGTGGTGGTGGTTACCGTAGTTCTTACCGTAGTGGTGGAGCTGCTGGTGGTGGTGGCAGTagcagcggtggtggtggtggtggtggctatgGCTATGGTGCTGGTCATCGATCTGCTGCTGCAGGAAGTTATTATGATAGCACGGGATATGGTTATGGTAGAGGAGGCTAtggcgccgccgctgctgctgccgcctaTGGAGGCAATGCTGGATATGGATCTGGTTTTGGTGGTGGCTATGGTGGCTCTATGTACGGTGGTGCTTATGGTGCATACGGAGCATATGGAGGCGGTGCCTATGGTGCGGGTGCTTACGGAGGCGGTGCCTATGGTGCGGGTGCTTACGGAGGTGGCGCCTATGGTGCTGGTGGATATGGTGCTGGTGGATATGGTAGTTATgggggagcaggagcaggggcggggggtgctgctggtggtggtggtgggagtGCAGGTGGTCGGGGCTCTAGCAGGTACCATCCCTATGGGAAATGA
- the LOC123144408 gene encoding keratin, type I cytoskeletal 9 isoform X4, giving the protein MRSKKWRRSTRRAARAGGGGEMGAMVAAMATPVGMTGGLGAVTRRGRFSSEALHGRQLKVEVKRTVPREEMSSKDGPKTRKIFVGGLPSTLTEDDLRDHFSSYGNVVEHQIMVDHSTGRSRGFGFVTFESEDSVERVISEGRMRDLGGKQVEIKKAEPKKHGGDHSSNGRSSHSGGGGYRSSYRSGGAAGGGGSSSGGGGGGGYGYGAGHRSAAAGSYYDSTGYGYGRGGYGAAAAAAAYGGNAGYGSGFGGGYGGSMYGGAYGAYGAYGGGAYGAGAYGGGAYGAGAYGGGAYGAGGYGAGGYGSYGGAGAGAGGAAGGGGGSAGGRGSSRYHPYGK; this is encoded by the exons ATGAGGTCGAAgaagtggaggaggtcgacgaggagggcCGCCCGGGCCGGAGGGGGCGGCGAGATGGGGGCGATGGTGGCGGCTATGGCGACGCCGGTGGGGATGACGGGAGGGCTGGGGGCGGTGACTCGTCGGG GAAGATTTTCGTCGGAGGCGTTGCATGGGAGACAACTGAAG GTTGAAGTCAAAAGGACAGTCCCGAGGGAAGAAATGTCCTCAAAAGATGGCCCCAAGACAAGAAAGATCTTTGTTGGTGGGCTACCTTCGACACTAACCGAAG ATGATTTGAGGGATCACTTTTCCTCGTATGGCAACGTGGTTGAACATCAGATAATGGTGGATCACAGCACTGGGCGTTCAAGAGGTTTTGGTTTTGTCACTTTTGAAAGTGAGGATTCTGTCGAAAGGGTCATATCTGAGGGAAGAATGCGTGATCTTGGTGGGAAGCAG GTTGAAATAAAGAAGGCTGAACCAAAGAAACATGGAGGTGATCACAGTAGCAATGGGAGATCTAGTCACTCTGGTGGTGGTGGTTACCGTAGTTCTTACCGTAGTGGTGGAGCTGCTGGTGGTGGTGGCAGTagcagcggtggtggtggtggtggtggctatgGCTATGGTGCTGGTCATCGATCTGCTGCTGCAGGAAGTTATTATGATAGCACGGGATATGGTTATGGTAGAGGAGGCTAtggcgccgccgctgctgctgccgcctaTGGAGGCAATGCTGGATATGGATCTGGTTTTGGTGGTGGCTATGGTGGCTCTATGTACGGTGGTGCTTATGGTGCATACGGAGCATATGGAGGCGGTGCCTATGGTGCGGGTGCTTACGGAGGCGGTGCCTATGGTGCGGGTGCTTACGGAGGTGGCGCCTATGGTGCTGGTGGATATGGTGCTGGTGGATATGGTAGTTATgggggagcaggagcaggggcggggggtgctgctggtggtggtggtgggagtGCAGGTGGTCGGGGCTCTAGCAGGTACCATCCCTATGGGAAATGA